The Victivallis sp. Marseille-Q1083 DNA window TCCCCGGCACTCAGCCAGGAGGTCAGCCCCAACAGAGCCAACCAGGAAAGCTGTTTGAACATGATTCTTGTTTCCTTTTTGTTGTTCTTGCGGTTGTGTCGTTTTATCAATATCCGATAAATCATACACAAGAAATAAACATTTGTCAAGCGCTTTACTTTTGTTTACTTAAAGTTTACCAATATTTTTATTTATTTTCCGATAAATGCTTTCGTCGCAATGCGCTTCAATTGCGTTCCGATTCTCCCGGCGGCTTTCCGACCGACCAGCCGCCGTTTTGATTGCGTTCCGGCATTTTCCGGCAATTTTGTTTGGACGGCGGAGTTGTTTTCCGCCAAAACGCTCTTATACTATTTTGAAGGAAAAACGAAAAGGAAACAATGCGAATGAAAAATTATATTCTGGCCGGATTTTTTCTGGCGCTCGGCCTGTTCTTCGGCAACCGGGCCGTGGCGGACAACGCCGCCCGGCTGCTGCAATCGCTGGCGCCGCAATACGTCGGCAAACTTGAACTCGAACTGGTGGAAAGCCCGGAAGAATATTTCGAAATTTCCGGCCGCAGAATTTCCGGCAGTACGCCGGTTGCGCTGGCGGCCGGTTTGAATCACTACTTCAAATACGCCTGCCAGGCGCATCTTTCCTGGTGCGGCGACCAGTGGGCGCTGCCGCCGGAACCGCCGGCGATGGCGGATTACAAACAAGTTTTTCCGTTGCCGCTGCGGCCATACCTGAACTTCTGCACCTTCGGCTATTCGATGCCGTGGTGGGACTGGCCGCGCTGGAAGCGGGAAGTCGATTTCATGGCCTTGAACGGCATCAACATGCCGCTGGCGGTCACCGGCATTGAAAAAGTCTGGTTCAATACCTTCGTCCGCCTGGGCGTCCCGGAGGAGGAGATGCTGAAGTTTCTCTCCGGCCCGGCTTTCCTGCCGTGGCAATGGATGATCAATCTGGACAGCCATGCCGGACCGATGCCGCGTCACTGGCTGGAAACCCACGCCGAGTTGGGCAAACAAATTGTCGAATACCAATTGAGCTGGGGCATGCAGCCGATCCTGCCGGCGTTCAACGGGCAGGTGCCGGCCTACTGGGCCAGGCAGCATCCGGAAGCGGCGGTGCGTTCCAGCATGACCTGGTGTAATTTTCCCGCCTTGCAACTGCTCGATCCGACCGATCCGCAGTTCGCCGAAATCACCGCAATCTTTCTCGAAGAACTGCATAAGCTCTACGGCGATTCGATCCACCATTACGCGCTCGACCTCTTTCACGAACAGGCGGCGCCGGACGAATCGCCGGAATATCTCGCCAACTGCGGGCGCCTGACCTTCGAGAGTCTGCGGCGGGCCGATCCCGAAGCGGTCTGGGTCATGCAGGCCTGGACGGAACGGCGCCCGATCATTGAAGCGATCCCGAAGGAGGGTTTGCTGCTGCTGGATATCGGCAAAGAGCGGCTGAAAACGACCGGCGGCCTCTACGGTTATCCGACCGTCTGGGGAACGATCAACAGCTTCGGCGGCCATACCTTCGTCGGCGGTGATCTCGGCGCCATCGTTGCCGGCATCAACGAGCAGCGCCGGACTTTTCCGAACCTGGTCGGCGCCGGTGCCTTTCCGGAAAGCATTTTCAACAATCCGGTGCTGTTCGAACTGGTGTTCGAAACGGCGCTGCGCAGCGAACCGTTCGAGGTCGCCGACTGGGTCGCCGACTATCAGGCGCGCCGCTATGGCCGGGATACGCCGGAGGGACGCGCCGCCTGGCAATTGCTGTTGCGTGATGTCTACTCCAGTTGGCGCGGCGACACCATCTTCGGCGCCCGCCCCTGGACGCACATCGACCGGGCCAACGCCTGGTCGGAACTGGCGCCGGGCGACACGCCGGAACGCTTCTTTCCGGCCTGGGGCCAGTTGCTTGCCGCCGGGGACCGGCTGGCCGACCGCGACGGTTATCAGTTCGATGTCATCGACCTCGGCCAGCAGGCTCTCGCCGCCCTGGCGGTCCCGGTCTACCGCGCCGCGATGGAGGCATTCCGGCGCGGCGATGCCGTACAATTCCGTCTGCACCGTGACCGTTTCCTGCAGCTTTTGAAGGATACCGACCAATTGACCGGCACCCGGCCGGAATTCCGGCTCGACTGCTGGGTCGGCGACGCCCGCCGCTGGGGCATCGACGAGAAAGAACGCGACTTTTACGAATACAATGCCAAATTGCAGTTGACGCACTGGGGGCCGATTCCCGGACCGCAGCCGCTGTTCGACTACTGCGCCCGCAATTGGAACGGGTTGTTGCGGGAATATTACCTGCCGCGCTGGGAGATGTTCTTTCAATTGCTGGACGACAAACTGGCGGCCGGCGAATCCTATGACGACAGCCGTCTGCCGCTGTCCGGCAACCGGCCGGCTTTGGAAGCCGACGACTTCTACCGGCGGATGTACCGGATGGAGTGCGACTGGCTCCGCCAAAAGACCGCTCCGACACCGGAAGTTTTAGAGCCGGGCGTCCCGCTGGCCGCCCGGCTGTATGAACACTACGACCGTTTGCGCCGCGAATACCGAAGCGAAAGCGCTTCGCCGACGCCGTCGCAGCGGGGCCTGCTCGGCGGCGGGGCGACCGAGGACATCGGCGACTTTTTCCATGAATGACATTCCGTGTCCCGAACACAGCTCAGCCGCCGTCCGGCATTTTCTTCCGGAACCGGAAAAATTGGTGGTTCCGCCGTCCCAACTGGCGCCGGTCTCAATGGCCGGCCGCCGTTTTTATGCATTGTCTGGCCGTACTCGCAATGCTTTGTCTTTTTGATGAATGGATTTTTCAATGGAATTTCCCTATAATTAATGATAGAATTTTTGTTTTATGATCGTGAACTGATTCCAAAAAGGTTGGTGACAAGTCAATTCCCAATGAAAAGGAGATTCCGAAATTGAAAAAATTCACTCTTATCGAACTGTTGGTCGTGATTGCGATCATCGCCATTCTGGCCAGTATGCTGCTGCCGGCGCTCGCCAAGGCGAAGGCGAAAGCGGTTGAAATCAAATGCGTCGGCAACCTCAAGCAGATCGGCCTGGCGGCATTTCTGTATTCCGACGATTCCGATGACTGGTGCGTCGCCGCCCATGAACGGGCCGACGGGATGTCGCCCTGGCCGGTTACCTTGCTGGACAACCAGTATCTGGCTCCGCTCGAAGTAATGCAGTGTCCGAGCTCCGAGACGACGGTTTCGGGTAAAGATGACAGCAACTGGGGCGATTTCCTGTGGGGCTTGAAGACGAGTTACGGTTTGAACTGGCGTTCGTTCGGATACAATCATGGCTATCCGGAAAAATTGCAGTGGCAGGGATGCAAGCGCAGCCAGATCGGCAGCTTCGGCAGTGAAAGCAATCTGATCATGTTCGGCGATGCCACCAATGTTTCCATACCGCCGGGCAAAAACGACAACGGCCATGTCATCGCCTGGGGCGGCGTTTATCCTTATGAGGACAACGGCCAGTGGTACATGCCTTATACCCGCCATGGCCGCCGGGCGAATTTCGCCTTCGCCGACGGGCATGTGAGCGCATTGTATACTGACGAAATCATGCAGGCGGCGGACCACTGGAATCCCTGCCGGAACAACGAAGGGGTGTTCTGCAACTTTTATTGAATTTTCGGCCTGGAATCCATTGCCGCTCCCGGCCGGTCGTCAAACTTTTCCCGGCCGGGAGGGATTCTTTTATTTTCATTCGGGATTTTCAGTGATACATTGTCCCGGTTCAACGAGAGGATCAATGATGAACTATGTGCCGTACTGTGTCGGACTGTTGAGTCTGATGTTGTCGATGTCCGCCGCCGAACCGTGCTGGCAGGAAACGTTTGAAAACGGCCTTTCCGGCTGGCAACTGCCGCCGGAGGCGCAAATCAGCAGCGAAGCGGCCTGTTCCGGCACTCACAGCCTGCGCCTGAGCGGTACGGGCCCGTTGGAAACTTTCGTCAATCTGCCGCTCGAGAGCGGCAGGCGCTACTGGGTTTCGATGCGGGTCAAAGTTGCCGACTGGGTGCCGGCCGGCCGTAATTTTTCGTTTGCCGTCGAATGGAATGACGCCGTTCAGGGCTTTTCCGACGACGGCGATTGGCGGACGCTGCGCTATCTGACCGGAGCCATGCCGCGCGATGACTCGCAACTGGGTCTGCAGAATTTCATGGGGCTGAAGCTGTATTTCGACCAGGGCGCTTCCGGTACGGTCTGGGTCGACGACATCACTTTGACGCCGCTGGAGGAAGAACCGCTGGCATTGCAGGTCGAACCGGAAATTGTCGTCGGCAGCGATGACACCGGACCGGTTCGCGTTTCGGTAACGGAAGCGCCGGCCGGAATGGCCGGTGAAGCGTGGACTGTCAAAGCCAGATTGACTTCGCCGCCGTGGCAGCGGATTTTGCAGGAGCAAGTCCTGACCGCGGCGGAACCGGCCGCCTCCTTCGACACCGCTTCGCTGCCGGCCGGCAAATACAACATCCTCTACACCTTCTGTTCGCCGGACGGCCGGGAACAGGCGCAGTATTTTTCACACAGCATCTGGAAGAAGGAGCCGCTTGAATGCCGGCCGATCCCGCACAGCGGCATCGTCGCCGAACGGGATCTGCCGCTGAACGTTCAATTGCGGGCCAACCGGGCCGGCCGGGCCGCCGCATCACTCTTCGACGCCGCCGGCAAGCTGGTCGCCCGCACCACTGCCGACCCGGCGGCCGGCGACAGCCTGACCTTGCCGCTGGCCGAAACGCTGACGCCCGGGCAATACCGGCTGGAAGCCACCCTTGATGACCGGTTTCTCTCCGAGCAGGTCATCAACGTTCTGGCCGACGAGACCTTGCCGGACTGCATGTATCTGGCGCCGGACGGTTTTTTCCACCGCCGCGGCAAACGCTATTTCCCGCTGATCGTCTACGTGCATACCTGCGGAGAAACAATCGCCTGGGAGGGCGAGTTCGACCACCGCAACTGGCCGCTGGCGGAGCGGGTTCTCGATGACCTGGAAGGGACGCCGTTCGGTTTGCTCGATTACGGCACCCCGACCGGCGGTCTCGACGATACGCTGCGGTTCCTCCAGGAGTGTTCCCGGCGGAACATCCCGGTTGTTTTCGCCCTGAAGGATCTCTATGAGCGCCAGGGCTTTTTCCGCTTGAAACAAAAAGCCTACGGCGACGCCTCTCCGCAGCGGATCGTCGAAACTGTGCTCGCCGCAGTCAAAGACGACCCGAACGTGCTCGCCTATTATATCAACGACGA harbors:
- a CDS encoding alpha-N-acetylglucosaminidase, producing MKNYILAGFFLALGLFFGNRAVADNAARLLQSLAPQYVGKLELELVESPEEYFEISGRRISGSTPVALAAGLNHYFKYACQAHLSWCGDQWALPPEPPAMADYKQVFPLPLRPYLNFCTFGYSMPWWDWPRWKREVDFMALNGINMPLAVTGIEKVWFNTFVRLGVPEEEMLKFLSGPAFLPWQWMINLDSHAGPMPRHWLETHAELGKQIVEYQLSWGMQPILPAFNGQVPAYWARQHPEAAVRSSMTWCNFPALQLLDPTDPQFAEITAIFLEELHKLYGDSIHHYALDLFHEQAAPDESPEYLANCGRLTFESLRRADPEAVWVMQAWTERRPIIEAIPKEGLLLLDIGKERLKTTGGLYGYPTVWGTINSFGGHTFVGGDLGAIVAGINEQRRTFPNLVGAGAFPESIFNNPVLFELVFETALRSEPFEVADWVADYQARRYGRDTPEGRAAWQLLLRDVYSSWRGDTIFGARPWTHIDRANAWSELAPGDTPERFFPAWGQLLAAGDRLADRDGYQFDVIDLGQQALAALAVPVYRAAMEAFRRGDAVQFRLHRDRFLQLLKDTDQLTGTRPEFRLDCWVGDARRWGIDEKERDFYEYNAKLQLTHWGPIPGPQPLFDYCARNWNGLLREYYLPRWEMFFQLLDDKLAAGESYDDSRLPLSGNRPALEADDFYRRMYRMECDWLRQKTAPTPEVLEPGVPLAARLYEHYDRLRREYRSESASPTPSQRGLLGGGATEDIGDFFHE
- a CDS encoding prepilin-type N-terminal cleavage/methylation domain-containing protein, with the translated sequence MKKFTLIELLVVIAIIAILASMLLPALAKAKAKAVEIKCVGNLKQIGLAAFLYSDDSDDWCVAAHERADGMSPWPVTLLDNQYLAPLEVMQCPSSETTVSGKDDSNWGDFLWGLKTSYGLNWRSFGYNHGYPEKLQWQGCKRSQIGSFGSESNLIMFGDATNVSIPPGKNDNGHVIAWGGVYPYEDNGQWYMPYTRHGRRANFAFADGHVSALYTDEIMQAADHWNPCRNNEGVFCNFY